Proteins from a genomic interval of Rhodothermus marinus:
- the thrS gene encoding threonine--tRNA ligase has product MQTGVTMAGNGQQREVIRITFPDGSERTFPKGITGRELAEQISPRLAREALAIEVNGEVRDLTRPIEEDARVRILTWEDPEGKAVYWHSTAHLMAEALEALYPGVKFGIGPPIEQGFYYDVDLGGRKLSAEDLARIEEKMRELARRDVPYERIPVSKQEALEYFKKKGDPYKVELIEELEDGTITFYRQGNFTDLCRGPHLPSTGYIKHVKLLNVAGAYWRGDERRPQLTRIYGISFPKKKELDEYLHRLEEARKRDHRRLGRELELFTFSQKVGPGLPLWLPRGATLRETLINFLREEQIRRGYQPVVTPHIARLELYKTSGHYPYYKDSQFPPMIENPETGEGYLLKPMNCPHHIMIYADRPRSYRELPLRLAEFGQVYRYEQTGELSGLTRVRGFTIDDAHIFCRPDQVKDEFKNVIDLTLYVFRSLGFDEFEAQISLRDPNNREKYVGDDELWAQAEQAIREAAAEMGLQATEELGEAAFYGPKLDFMVRDALGRRWQLGTVQLDYILPERFDLYYIGADNQKHRPVMIHRAPFGSLERFIGVLIEHCAGNFPLWLAPVQVAVLPLSDELNDYAEAVGRRLLEAGFRVEVDTRTETIGYKIRQAEVQKIPYMLIVGRREREAGTVAVRKHGEGDQGPATVEEFIERLRAEIEAATRRATVSENA; this is encoded by the coding sequence ATGCAAACCGGAGTGACGATGGCAGGCAACGGACAACAGCGCGAGGTTATTCGCATCACGTTTCCGGACGGATCGGAGCGTACCTTCCCCAAAGGCATCACCGGCCGCGAGCTGGCCGAGCAGATCTCACCGCGTCTGGCCCGCGAAGCGCTGGCCATCGAGGTCAACGGCGAGGTACGCGACCTGACCCGTCCCATTGAAGAGGACGCCCGCGTGCGCATCCTGACCTGGGAGGACCCGGAAGGGAAGGCCGTCTACTGGCACTCGACGGCGCACCTGATGGCCGAGGCGCTGGAGGCCCTGTACCCAGGCGTCAAGTTTGGCATCGGCCCGCCCATCGAGCAGGGCTTCTACTACGACGTGGACCTGGGCGGCCGCAAGCTCTCGGCCGAGGACCTGGCCCGCATCGAGGAAAAAATGCGGGAGCTGGCCCGCCGCGACGTGCCCTACGAGCGCATTCCGGTCTCCAAACAGGAAGCCCTGGAGTACTTCAAAAAGAAAGGCGATCCCTACAAGGTCGAGCTGATCGAAGAACTCGAAGACGGCACGATCACTTTCTACCGCCAGGGCAACTTCACCGACCTGTGCCGCGGGCCGCATCTGCCTTCGACGGGCTACATCAAGCACGTGAAGCTGCTCAACGTCGCGGGCGCCTACTGGCGCGGCGACGAGCGCCGGCCCCAGCTCACCCGCATCTACGGCATCAGCTTCCCCAAGAAAAAAGAACTCGACGAATACCTGCACCGGCTCGAAGAAGCCCGCAAGCGGGACCACCGCCGGCTGGGCCGCGAGCTGGAGCTGTTCACCTTCAGCCAGAAGGTGGGTCCGGGCCTGCCGCTCTGGCTACCCCGCGGGGCCACGCTGCGCGAGACGCTGATCAATTTCCTGCGCGAGGAGCAGATCCGGCGGGGCTACCAGCCCGTGGTTACGCCCCATATCGCCCGGCTGGAGCTGTACAAGACGAGCGGGCACTATCCGTACTACAAGGATAGCCAGTTCCCGCCCATGATCGAAAATCCGGAGACGGGCGAGGGCTATCTGCTCAAGCCGATGAACTGCCCGCACCACATCATGATCTACGCCGACCGGCCCCGCTCTTACCGGGAGCTGCCGCTCCGGCTGGCCGAGTTCGGGCAGGTCTATCGCTACGAGCAGACGGGCGAGCTGAGCGGCCTGACGCGCGTGCGCGGCTTTACGATCGACGACGCCCACATCTTCTGCCGTCCGGATCAGGTCAAGGACGAATTCAAGAACGTCATCGACCTGACGCTTTACGTCTTCCGGTCGCTGGGCTTCGACGAATTCGAGGCCCAGATCTCGCTCCGCGATCCGAACAACCGCGAGAAGTACGTGGGCGACGACGAGCTCTGGGCGCAGGCCGAACAGGCCATCCGCGAGGCGGCCGCCGAAATGGGCCTGCAGGCCACCGAAGAGCTGGGTGAAGCGGCCTTCTACGGGCCCAAGCTCGACTTCATGGTGCGCGATGCGCTGGGCCGCCGCTGGCAGCTCGGCACCGTCCAGCTCGACTACATCCTGCCGGAACGCTTCGACCTGTACTACATCGGCGCCGACAACCAGAAGCACCGGCCCGTCATGATCCATCGGGCGCCGTTCGGCTCGCTGGAGCGGTTCATCGGCGTGCTCATCGAGCACTGCGCCGGTAACTTCCCGCTCTGGCTGGCGCCCGTGCAGGTGGCCGTGCTCCCGCTGAGCGACGAATTGAACGACTACGCCGAAGCGGTGGGCCGCCGGCTGCTGGAGGCTGGCTTCCGGGTGGAGGTGGACACCCGCACGGAAACGATCGGCTACAAGATCCGCCAGGCCGAGGTGCAGAAGATTCCCTACATGCTGATCGTCGGCCGTCGCGAGCGGGAGGCCGGCACGGTGGCCGTCCGCAAGCACGGCGAGGGCGACCAGGGCCCCGCCACGGTGGAGGAATTCATCGAGCGGCTCCGCGCCGAAATCGAAGCGGCCACCCGACGTGCAACCGTTTCGGAAAACGCGTGA
- the rpmI gene encoding 50S ribosomal protein L35 produces MPKVKTNSGAKKRFKVTATGKIKRRRAFHSHLLTKKSKKRKRHLRQPALVDATDVRRVRRLLHIGLKG; encoded by the coding sequence ATGCCAAAAGTCAAAACGAACAGCGGCGCCAAGAAGCGGTTCAAGGTGACCGCCACCGGTAAGATCAAGCGGCGGCGGGCGTTTCACAGCCACCTGCTCACCAAAAAGTCCAAAAAGCGGAAGCGTCACCTGCGCCAGCCTGCGCTGGTCGACGCCACGGATGTACGCCGCGTCCGGCGCCTGCTGCACATCGGTCTTAAGGGATAA
- the infC gene encoding translation initiation factor IF-3 → MNQTRVRAIAKADKFRVNEEIRAPRVRVVDPEGNHGIYDLKKALEMARQRGLDLVEIAPNANPPVCKIIDYGKFRYEQQKKEKEARRKQLAQQIKEIRFRPHTDTHDFEFKTRHARQFLEDGHKVKAWVQFRGRDIIYQDAGLDLLRRFIEALQDIAKIDQPPKMEGRRMTVILSPTKKK, encoded by the coding sequence ATTAACCAAACCAGGGTACGAGCTATCGCTAAGGCAGACAAATTCCGGGTCAACGAGGAGATTCGCGCGCCTCGCGTTCGTGTTGTTGACCCCGAAGGGAATCACGGGATCTACGATCTGAAAAAGGCGCTGGAAATGGCCCGCCAGCGCGGGCTGGACCTGGTGGAGATTGCCCCGAACGCCAATCCACCGGTCTGCAAGATCATCGACTACGGAAAATTCCGCTACGAACAGCAGAAGAAAGAAAAAGAGGCGCGCCGAAAGCAACTGGCTCAGCAGATCAAAGAGATCCGCTTTCGTCCGCACACGGACACCCACGACTTCGAGTTCAAAACGCGCCATGCCCGCCAGTTTCTGGAAGACGGGCACAAGGTGAAAGCGTGGGTGCAGTTCCGCGGGCGTGACATCATCTATCAGGATGCCGGACTGGATCTGCTGCGCCGGTTCATCGAGGCCCTCCAGGACATTGCCAAAATCGACCAGCCGCCCAAGATGGAGGGCCGGCGCATGACGGTGATTCTTTCACCCACGAAGAAAAAGTAA
- the rplT gene encoding 50S ribosomal protein L20, translated as MPRATNKVAARRRRKKILNMAKGYWGRRSKIYTIAKHAVEKALQYAYRDRRQRKRQFRRLWIIRINAAARQNGTTYSRFMGAVRQADIQLNRKVLADLAVNDPNTFSQIVRAVSA; from the coding sequence ATGCCACGCGCAACGAATAAAGTCGCGGCACGCCGCCGGCGTAAGAAGATCCTGAACATGGCGAAGGGCTACTGGGGCCGGCGGAGCAAGATCTACACGATTGCCAAGCATGCCGTCGAAAAGGCGCTCCAGTACGCCTACCGCGACCGGCGCCAGCGCAAGCGCCAGTTCCGGCGGCTGTGGATCATCCGCATCAACGCGGCCGCACGCCAGAACGGCACCACCTACTCCCGCTTTATGGGCGCGGTTCGCCAGGCGGACATCCAGTTGAACCGCAAGGTGCTGGCCGATCTGGCCGTCAACGATCCGAACACGTTCAGCCAGATCGTGCGCGCCGTTTCGGCATGA